A stretch of Pseudoprevotella muciniphila DNA encodes these proteins:
- the truB gene encoding tRNA pseudouridine(55) synthase TruB, which translates to MNFLAGQVLVFDKPYRMTSFALVSKVRWLLCRKMGVKRFKVGHAGTLDPLATGVLLLCTGRATKRIEEFQLHEKQYSAGLRLGATTPSYDLEHEIDATFPYEHITRERLEEVLAGFEGDIEQTPPVFSACKIKGDRACDLARKGKEVSLAPKRIHISRIAVNDFRLPDVNIDVTCGKGTYIRSLARDIGEALDSGAHLTSLRRTRVGDYRVEDAFTIDSFEEWLNHQEVVNELPQ; encoded by the coding sequence ATCAACTTCCTTGCGGGCCAGGTATTGGTCTTCGACAAGCCCTATCGCATGACATCGTTCGCACTTGTGTCGAAAGTGCGCTGGCTGTTGTGCCGAAAGATGGGTGTGAAACGCTTCAAGGTGGGTCATGCCGGCACGCTCGACCCGTTGGCTACAGGTGTTCTCCTGCTCTGCACGGGCCGCGCCACGAAGCGGATAGAGGAATTTCAACTGCATGAGAAGCAATACAGTGCCGGTCTGCGTCTTGGCGCCACCACTCCAAGTTACGACCTGGAGCATGAGATAGACGCCACTTTTCCTTACGAACACATTACCCGCGAGCGCCTTGAAGAAGTGTTGGCTGGTTTTGAGGGGGATATCGAGCAGACGCCGCCCGTTTTCTCGGCATGCAAGATAAAAGGCGACCGTGCGTGCGACCTTGCGCGTAAGGGCAAGGAAGTGTCGCTCGCTCCTAAACGCATCCACATCAGCCGCATCGCGGTGAACGATTTTCGCCTGCCCGACGTGAACATAGACGTTACCTGCGGCAAGGGCACATACATCCGCTCTCTGGCGCGCGACATAGGCGAAGCACTCGACAGCGGTGCACACCTCACCTCTTTGCGCCGCACACGCGTGGGCGACTATCGTGTGGAGGACGCTTTCACCATCGATTCGTTCGAAGAATGGCTGAACCATCAGGAGGTGGTGAATGAACTGCCACAATAG
- a CDS encoding undecaprenyl-diphosphate phosphatase: MTWIETIIIAIVEGLTEFLPVSSTGHMIITEGLLGMKSDAFLKAFTVIIQFGAILSVVCLYWRKFFYPEELKSNGQSWWQAIWRFYLKLIVGVIPAVIVGLLLDDFIDKNLGKVWVVAVMLIIGGVFMLFCDKWFNKGSEKTPLTYKRSFIIGIYQCIAALLPGTSRSMATIVGGMQQKLTRKAAAEFSFFLAVPTMFGATLKKLYDLVKDGGFSVLTEGNNLWVLIIGNVVAFVVAIAAIKFFINYVTKYGFSAFGWYRIIVGAIILLLPLFGVTLEMVD, encoded by the coding sequence ATGACTTGGATAGAAACTATCATCATAGCCATCGTTGAAGGCTTGACTGAATTCCTCCCCGTTTCGTCAACGGGGCACATGATTATTACTGAAGGTCTTTTGGGTATGAAGAGTGATGCTTTTCTCAAGGCTTTTACTGTCATTATCCAGTTTGGTGCCATTTTAAGTGTGGTATGTCTTTATTGGCGTAAGTTCTTCTACCCTGAAGAATTAAAATCGAATGGTCAGTCGTGGTGGCAAGCCATTTGGCGTTTTTACCTCAAACTGATAGTTGGCGTAATTCCTGCAGTAATCGTGGGTTTGCTCCTTGATGATTTCATTGATAAGAACTTAGGTAAGGTCTGGGTTGTTGCTGTTATGCTCATTATCGGTGGTGTGTTTATGTTGTTTTGCGACAAGTGGTTCAACAAAGGTAGCGAAAAGACTCCTCTTACCTACAAGCGTTCTTTCATCATCGGTATTTATCAGTGCATTGCAGCACTTCTGCCTGGCACTTCTCGCTCCATGGCAACCATCGTGGGTGGTATGCAACAGAAACTGACTCGCAAAGCCGCTGCTGAGTTCTCATTCTTCCTCGCAGTGCCTACAATGTTTGGTGCTACTTTAAAGAAATTGTACGACCTCGTCAAAGATGGCGGTTTCTCTGTTCTTACAGAAGGCAACAACCTCTGGGTGCTCATCATCGGCAACGTGGTGGCATTCGTTGTAGCGATAGCAGCTATCAAGTTCTTTATCAACTATGTTACTAAATATGGTTTTTCCGCCTTTGGTTGGTATCGTATCATTGTAGGTGCCATTATTTTACTGCTTCCGCTCTTTGGTGTGACCCTTGAGATGGTAGATTAA
- a CDS encoding WYL domain-containing protein yields MASKERGPNLIRKYVWVLETICRAKEKGITFNELNEKWMEDDISGGVDLPKRTFNNWRVVISDIFNIDIECNPSEYRYYIRQKAEFSRNGLRSWLYNTISVSNALLNSQKIKDRILLEYVPSGQEHLYTIIEAMKENRVLSITYYSYSKDEEYSFDVQPYCVKLFRQRWYLVALSTYTYYKEKGPRLYALDRIKSLQTTEETFEMPEDWSAEDYFYGCFGIIAEQSVKMETVKLKVKASQANYIRDLKMHESQKETERNDEYSIFEYYLRPQYDFIQELLWHGEGMEVLEPLTLREQIIGKIEAMLNNYKSTV; encoded by the coding sequence ATGGCAAGCAAAGAAAGAGGACCGAACCTGATAAGGAAATATGTTTGGGTGTTAGAAACCATCTGTCGCGCCAAGGAGAAAGGAATCACGTTCAACGAATTGAACGAGAAATGGATGGAAGATGACATCAGCGGCGGTGTGGATCTCCCTAAACGTACCTTCAATAATTGGAGGGTTGTAATTTCTGATATATTTAACATCGACATCGAATGTAATCCCAGTGAATATCGCTATTACATCAGACAAAAGGCTGAATTCTCCAGGAACGGACTCCGTTCGTGGCTATACAATACAATCAGTGTCAGCAATGCCTTACTGAACAGCCAAAAGATCAAAGACCGCATCTTGTTGGAGTACGTACCATCAGGACAAGAGCATCTCTACACCATCATCGAAGCCATGAAGGAAAACCGCGTGCTCAGCATCACCTATTACAGTTACTCGAAGGACGAAGAGTATAGTTTCGACGTGCAGCCCTACTGCGTAAAACTGTTCCGTCAGCGCTGGTACTTGGTGGCACTTAGTACATATACCTATTATAAAGAAAAGGGACCTCGCCTCTATGCCCTCGACCGCATCAAGTCGCTGCAGACAACAGAAGAAACCTTCGAAATGCCGGAGGACTGGAGTGCTGAAGACTACTTTTATGGTTGCTTTGGTATAATAGCAGAGCAATCTGTAAAGATGGAAACTGTAAAACTGAAAGTCAAGGCATCACAAGCCAACTATATCCGCGACCTGAAGATGCACGAATCACAGAAAGAAACAGAGCGCAACGATGAATACAGCATCTTTGAGTACTACCTCAGACCACAATACGATTTCATACAGGAATTGCTATGGCATGGGGAAGGCATGGAAGTGCTCGAACCCCTCACTCTCCGCGAGCAAATAATCGGAAAAATTGAAGCCATGTTAAATAACTATAAATCAACTGTCTGA
- a CDS encoding 3'-5' exonuclease has protein sequence MQNFAAIDFETANNERSSVCSVGIVIVRGGEITDTFYSLIQPEPNYYNYWCSQVHGLCRNDTDEAPTFPEVWAQIEPLIKGLPLVAHNRPFDEGCLKAVFRTYQMDYPDYEFHDTLCAARRKLPRLENHQLHTVAVACGYNLQNHHHALADAEACAWIAREIL, from the coding sequence ATGCAAAACTTTGCAGCAATAGATTTTGAAACGGCGAACAACGAACGCAGCAGCGTCTGCTCCGTAGGGATCGTCATCGTGCGTGGTGGCGAGATAACAGACACGTTCTACTCGCTCATACAGCCCGAACCGAACTACTACAACTACTGGTGCAGTCAGGTACACGGGCTATGCCGCAACGATACCGACGAAGCACCCACCTTCCCCGAGGTGTGGGCACAGATAGAACCACTGATAAAAGGCTTACCCCTCGTAGCCCACAACCGCCCATTCGATGAAGGCTGCCTAAAAGCCGTCTTCCGCACCTATCAGATGGACTACCCCGACTACGAGTTCCATGACACCCTATGTGCCGCACGCCGCAAACTACCCCGCCTCGAAAACCACCAACTACACACCGTAGCCGTCGCCTGCGGATACAACCTCCAAAACCACCACCACGCCCTCGCCGACGCAGAAGCATGCGCATGGATTGCGCGAGAGATATTGTAA
- a CDS encoding AAA family ATPase: MNINGQNIFLRAIRNKHTPSPDDTYPFNLPIVRNLNTLEFSKSVTYIVGENGSGKSTLLEAIACLLGLNAEGGSKNINFRTQETHSSLFEELSAVRADLDYRNSFFFRAESFYNVASEVDKIAREDITILKSYGGESLHEQSHGESFMALFTNRLRNKGLYIFDEPEAALSYMNQLRFLVWMKNSVAAGSQIIISTHSPVILAYPDAEIFVAEDGNLNSTTYNDCYIFRDMLAFITNKDLVIKELFS; the protein is encoded by the coding sequence ATGAATATTAATGGTCAGAATATTTTCCTAAGAGCTATACGAAATAAACATACGCCATCTCCGGATGATACTTATCCGTTTAACCTGCCCATTGTGCGCAATCTGAATACCTTGGAGTTTTCAAAAAGCGTAACCTATATTGTTGGAGAAAATGGATCAGGAAAATCAACCCTTCTCGAAGCAATAGCATGCTTGTTGGGATTGAATGCAGAAGGAGGCAGTAAGAATATTAATTTTAGGACACAGGAGACGCACTCATCGCTCTTCGAAGAGTTGAGTGCTGTCAGGGCAGATTTGGACTATAGAAACTCTTTCTTCTTCAGGGCTGAAAGTTTCTATAATGTCGCTTCTGAGGTGGATAAAATAGCAAGAGAAGACATAACAATACTAAAGAGTTATGGAGGAGAAAGCCTACACGAACAATCACATGGAGAAAGCTTTATGGCACTATTTACCAATAGATTAAGAAACAAAGGTTTATATATTTTTGACGAACCTGAGGCAGCTTTATCCTATATGAACCAACTCCGTTTCTTGGTGTGGATGAAAAATTCAGTTGCAGCAGGCTCACAAATCATCATCTCTACTCATTCACCGGTCATTCTTGCATATCCCGATGCCGAAATCTTTGTGGCAGAAGACGGAAACTTGAATAGTACGACATACAACGACTGCTACATCTTCCGCGATATGTTAGCATTTATAACGAATAAAGACTTGGTTATCAAAGAACTCTTTTCATAG
- a CDS encoding PD-(D/E)XK nuclease family protein: protein MAQENKSIKDALTLLQDIQLAVEEECKSLLDFVSEFAKRYEEEKRKLPFHLNVIDELHINENAHSRILMKLLCYQNDKGEHEILQSLLEYIQSIKGHPETFNDIIIKNPTITQEEQRIDLWVRDEGYAIIFENKIYNAKDQEEQICRYIKKTKDNNYKEENIYVIYLSQDGIEPEGQTWGNYKDIFKDRYLNLSFRYNILSWLRELVLPNIRYKEDYLKCAIKQYIDYLDGLFDLRTIQKPMIMELNKFIKEKLNLNDKTPQECLESLKGLKEKKDSLQELATVMERLCNEYIQKTADSIIKPELISFLKREDFEQRLKLEEFSFSIDNLEIRVSNVSWKKCHIIVSLEKEKIFGGLRHKDTKDPLSPNELDLLKNRLADWEGSDENDPRWTFFGAKGYFDKEYLNNCSNWSLETWQAFEKGIEKLIQDIYEKCKGIEL, encoded by the coding sequence ATGGCACAAGAGAATAAATCAATAAAGGATGCTCTGACTTTATTGCAGGACATTCAGTTAGCAGTTGAGGAAGAATGCAAAAGTCTTTTGGATTTCGTAAGCGAGTTTGCAAAACGCTACGAAGAAGAAAAGCGCAAACTTCCTTTTCATCTGAATGTCATCGACGAACTTCATATCAATGAAAATGCGCATAGTCGCATACTGATGAAGTTGTTGTGTTATCAAAATGATAAAGGTGAACATGAGATACTCCAGTCTTTGTTGGAGTATATTCAATCCATAAAGGGTCATCCAGAGACTTTTAACGATATTATAATTAAAAACCCAACGATTACTCAAGAAGAACAGAGGATAGACCTGTGGGTTCGAGATGAAGGTTATGCGATTATTTTTGAAAACAAGATATATAACGCAAAAGATCAAGAGGAACAAATCTGTCGATATATTAAAAAGACAAAAGATAATAATTATAAAGAAGAAAACATATATGTAATATATTTGTCACAAGATGGAATAGAACCGGAAGGACAGACATGGGGAAATTATAAAGATATATTTAAAGATAGATATCTAAATCTTTCTTTTCGTTATAACATCCTTTCGTGGTTACGGGAACTCGTACTCCCTAACATTCGTTACAAAGAAGATTATCTTAAATGCGCAATAAAACAATATATAGACTATTTAGACGGTCTATTCGATTTACGAACCATTCAAAAACCGATGATTATGGAATTAAACAAATTTATTAAGGAAAAACTTAACCTTAATGACAAAACCCCACAAGAGTGTCTTGAGAGTCTCAAAGGTCTCAAAGAGAAAAAAGATAGTTTACAAGAACTGGCTACGGTTATGGAACGTCTGTGTAATGAGTATATACAGAAAACAGCAGATTCAATCATAAAGCCCGAATTGATTAGTTTTCTTAAAAGAGAAGATTTTGAACAACGTCTTAAATTAGAAGAATTTTCTTTCTCTATAGATAATTTAGAGATAAGAGTTTCAAATGTTTCATGGAAGAAATGTCACATCATAGTAAGTTTAGAGAAAGAAAAGATTTTTGGAGGACTACGACATAAAGACACAAAAGACCCTCTTTCACCAAATGAGTTAGATCTATTAAAAAATAGGTTGGCAGATTGGGAAGGTAGTGATGAAAATGATCCAAGATGGACGTTTTTTGGTGCCAAAGGATATTTTGATAAAGAATATTTGAATAATTGTAGTAAT